In a genomic window of Candidatus Nanoarchaeia archaeon:
- a CDS encoding tRNA (N(6)-L-threonylcarbamoyladenosine(37)-C(2))-methylthiotransferase: protein MNIFIKTYGCQANIADSEQMAGLLKANNHTLVANESDADAIIVNSCSVKNATQSKILNYLNTHLKNEKPKKIIIGGCLTKTLNLRKKIPDLSAVFDTNSILKINDIVENPHDVFSGKKEERINVPALRKKNGIAIIQTSQGCLNTCAFCATKLARGMLQSYRIGDIKRELEIAVRQGRAAIYITSQDNGCYGFDINTSLPELLNELVTVEGDYKIRVGMMNPWHLRRIAEPLLEAYRSEKIMKFLHIPVQSGSEKVLRDMKRIHTVESFREAVKKFRSEFPGITVATDVIVGYPTETEEDFQETCSLIKEIRPEVLNISTFSSRPGTKAATLMQLSSQIIKERSRRITNLYKRYKQEAPLIQIRLSPEPFCSKHF from the coding sequence ATGAACATCTTCATCAAAACGTATGGCTGCCAGGCAAACATTGCAGATTCCGAGCAGATGGCAGGCCTTCTTAAAGCCAATAACCATACCCTTGTTGCCAACGAATCTGATGCAGATGCCATTATCGTAAACTCATGCTCAGTCAAGAACGCAACCCAGTCAAAGATATTGAATTATCTCAATACCCACTTAAAAAATGAAAAACCCAAAAAAATAATCATCGGCGGATGCCTCACCAAAACGCTCAATCTCCGGAAAAAAATACCTGACCTCTCTGCTGTCTTTGACACTAATTCAATACTAAAAATCAATGACATTGTTGAAAATCCTCATGATGTTTTTTCAGGCAAAAAGGAAGAAAGGATCAACGTGCCGGCACTCAGAAAGAAAAACGGCATTGCAATCATCCAAACATCCCAAGGCTGCCTCAACACCTGCGCATTCTGCGCAACAAAGCTGGCAAGGGGCATGCTGCAGAGCTATAGGATCGGAGACATTAAGCGGGAACTTGAAATTGCGGTGAGACAAGGCCGCGCAGCCATCTACATCACTTCCCAGGACAATGGATGCTACGGTTTTGATATAAACACTTCATTGCCTGAGCTGCTCAACGAGCTGGTAACTGTTGAGGGAGACTACAAGATCCGAGTAGGCATGATGAATCCATGGCATTTGCGGAGAATTGCGGAACCATTGCTGGAAGCATACCGGTCAGAAAAAATAATGAAGTTCCTCCATATCCCCGTGCAGTCAGGCTCAGAAAAAGTGCTGCGGGACATGAAGAGGATCCATACTGTGGAGAGCTTTAGGGAGGCTGTGAAAAAATTCAGGTCAGAATTTCCAGGCATTACTGTTGCAACCGACGTCATTGTTGGATATCCCACAGAGACCGAGGAGGATTTCCAGGAAACGTGCAGCCTCATCAAGGAAATCAGACCGGAAGTGCTCAATATCTCAACCTTTTCCTCAAGGCCAGGGACAAAAGCAGCAACTCTGATGCAGCTTTCTTCGCAAATCATTAAAGAGAGGTCGAGAAGAATAACAAACCTCTATAAGAGATATAAGCAGGAAGCCCCCCTCATCCAGATTCGGCTTTCACCTGAGCCCTTCTGTTCAAAACATTTTTAA
- a CDS encoding glutamate--tRNA ligase, translating into MSLIKEIEQHALVNAAKFGKARPEAVLGKILAEHPELKKDIPGLLKQIHSAIHKVNGLSKAKLEAVQIPQKERLEEPKGIGQLINAKPGEVIMRFEPSPSGPLHIGHAYTLTLNSEYCRKYNGKLILRIADTNPEAIREEAYKLIPEDANWITKGNIKELIIQSDNLQRYYEVIETLLSSSHAYVCGCKPAKFKKLLDNQQACPCRYGEESLARWEKMLSNAKEGSFVVRMKADLTHPNPSLRDFPLARIKTAKHPRTGKKFRVWPLLNLAVAVDDHDEGITHTIRAKDHADNEKKQEWIFNSMGWMMPEHLYIGKINFTNLKLSTRTTAELIRKKKYTGWDDIRLPFLQALRRRGYQADAIIKYAVEMGVTSHDKTVSLEEFMKTLNAFNKDIIDPLAHRYFFVEAPKKIVVEGAPVFSRELDLHPTNKKGGRVFTTKDAFYITPGDYKSLKRGKIYRLMGCLNFVKKKGFNFHSREHEKYKGDGMLHYLPVEKGLPLAEVVMPDGSRRKGLAEKGVTALKERDIIQFERFGFCTLDKKDKNKLSFWYLHR; encoded by the coding sequence ATGTCTCTTATCAAGGAAATCGAGCAGCATGCATTGGTGAATGCTGCCAAATTCGGCAAAGCAAGGCCTGAGGCTGTTCTCGGAAAGATCCTGGCAGAGCATCCTGAGCTCAAGAAGGACATCCCGGGGCTGCTGAAGCAGATACACTCAGCCATCCACAAGGTCAATGGCCTCTCAAAAGCAAAGCTGGAGGCTGTGCAGATTCCGCAAAAGGAGCGATTGGAGGAGCCTAAAGGGATCGGTCAGCTCATCAATGCCAAGCCTGGAGAGGTAATTATGCGCTTTGAGCCCTCGCCTTCAGGACCGCTCCACATCGGCCATGCATATACACTCACTCTTAATTCCGAGTACTGCCGAAAATACAATGGCAAGCTCATCCTGAGGATAGCGGACACAAACCCTGAAGCGATCCGGGAGGAGGCATACAAGCTCATCCCTGAGGATGCGAACTGGATCACAAAAGGCAATATCAAAGAGCTTATCATCCAGTCCGATAATCTGCAGCGGTATTATGAGGTTATAGAAACGCTCCTGAGCAGCAGCCATGCCTATGTGTGCGGATGCAAGCCTGCAAAGTTCAAGAAGCTCCTTGATAACCAGCAGGCATGCCCCTGCAGATATGGCGAGGAAAGCCTGGCACGCTGGGAAAAGATGCTGAGCAATGCAAAGGAAGGTTCTTTTGTTGTCAGGATGAAGGCAGATCTCACGCATCCTAATCCCTCGCTCAGGGATTTTCCTTTAGCACGCATCAAGACAGCAAAGCATCCACGGACCGGGAAGAAATTCAGGGTCTGGCCCCTCCTCAATCTGGCAGTTGCTGTTGATGACCATGATGAAGGAATCACGCACACCATCCGGGCAAAGGACCATGCAGACAATGAGAAGAAGCAGGAATGGATATTCAACTCGATGGGCTGGATGATGCCTGAGCACTTGTATATCGGAAAGATTAATTTTACTAACCTCAAGCTTTCGACAAGGACTACTGCGGAGCTGATACGCAAGAAGAAATACACCGGCTGGGATGATATCAGGCTGCCGTTCCTGCAGGCGCTCAGGAGAAGAGGCTACCAGGCTGACGCAATCATAAAATATGCAGTGGAGATGGGAGTCACCAGCCATGACAAGACGGTTTCGCTGGAAGAATTTATGAAAACACTCAATGCATTCAACAAAGACATCATCGATCCCCTTGCCCACCGGTATTTCTTTGTTGAGGCGCCAAAAAAGATTGTCGTTGAGGGAGCGCCAGTGTTCAGCAGGGAGCTTGACCTGCATCCTACCAATAAGAAGGGAGGCAGGGTCTTCACTACAAAGGATGCCTTTTATATCACTCCGGGCGATTACAAGAGCCTTAAGAGAGGCAAGATCTACCGCCTGATGGGCTGCCTGAATTTTGTCAAGAAGAAAGGATTCAATTTCCACAGCAGGGAGCATGAAAAATATAAGGGAGACGGCATGCTTCATTACCTGCCTGTTGAGAAAGGCCTGCCTCTGGCAGAGGTGGTCATGCCTGACGGGTCGCGGCGAAAGGGACTGGCTGAGAAAGGAGTAACTGCCTTGAAAGAAAGAGATATTATCCAGTTCGAGCGCTTCGGCTTCTGCACATTAGACAAAAAAGATAAAAACAAGCTCTCGTTCTGGTATTTGCACAGGTGA
- a CDS encoding histone yields MVRLIIPRAAATRILMDCGAKRVSSKGAAAFSELIEKCGISLAGRAVELARHAGRKTVDAADMKMSRR; encoded by the coding sequence ATGGTTCGCCTTATCATTCCACGAGCAGCAGCAACAAGGATATTGATGGATTGCGGCGCAAAGAGGGTATCTTCAAAGGGAGCTGCTGCGTTTTCTGAACTCATTGAGAAATGCGGCATCAGCCTTGCAGGCCGCGCAGTTGAGCTTGCCAGGCACGCAGGCAGGAAAACCGTGGATGCTGCAGATATGAAGATGAGCAGGCGATGA
- a CDS encoding HD domain-containing protein — translation MDPLLIEDPVYGKKELRNETVLAIIKTPEFQRLKGINQYGTGNYMTPKMPTTRYEHSIGVYLLLQKLGASFEEQIAGLLHDISHTAFSHVVDFLRNESMKQDFHELHLKRVLESSEIKEILGKEGFRIDRITDHSGYSLLDSDDQSLNADRLDYGMRDGLLFGTFRKDRIDKVLGSLLVKDGQIVLADEEAASAAAWGYFHTSTQFWSNPLFGGSYMALVAALRAALDKGVIREEDLFGTDEEVMGKLKASEDARIMHYLGFIDWVNLSEQEHGEFMIKTKARYIDPLFWKKGKLIRYSEADEVFKERVEAWVREMKNGHRVGINTKL, via the coding sequence ATGGATCCGCTGCTTATTGAAGACCCAGTCTACGGAAAAAAGGAATTGCGGAATGAAACCGTTCTTGCCATTATCAAAACCCCTGAATTCCAGAGGCTGAAGGGCATCAACCAGTACGGAACCGGGAACTATATGACCCCCAAGATGCCTACTACGAGGTATGAGCACAGCATTGGGGTGTATCTGCTCCTGCAGAAACTCGGGGCATCCTTCGAGGAGCAGATTGCAGGGCTACTGCATGACATCAGCCATACAGCTTTCTCCCATGTCGTTGATTTCCTGAGGAATGAGAGTATGAAGCAGGACTTCCATGAGCTGCATTTGAAACGGGTTCTGGAGAGTTCAGAGATCAAGGAGATTCTGGGAAAAGAGGGATTCCGCATCGACAGGATTACTGATCATTCCGGATACAGCCTCCTGGATTCGGATGACCAGAGCCTGAATGCAGACCGGCTTGACTATGGGATGCGGGACGGGCTGTTGTTCGGCACCTTTCGGAAGGATAGGATTGATAAGGTCCTAGGTTCTCTCTTGGTTAAGGATGGGCAGATTGTGCTGGCAGATGAGGAAGCTGCTTCTGCCGCTGCATGGGGCTATTTTCACACCTCAACGCAGTTCTGGAGCAATCCGCTGTTCGGAGGAAGCTATATGGCTTTGGTTGCTGCTTTGAGGGCAGCGCTGGATAAAGGAGTTATCAGGGAAGAGGACCTTTTTGGGACTGATGAGGAAGTGATGGGGAAGCTGAAGGCTTCAGAGGATGCCAGGATCATGCATTATCTCGGTTTCATAGACTGGGTCAACCTTAGCGAGCAGGAACACGGAGAGTTTATGATCAAGACCAAGGCAAGGTATATTGACCCGCTTTTTTGGAAGAAGGGCAAGCTCATCAGGTATTCAGAGGCTGACGAGGTGTTTAAGGAAAGGGTTGAGGCCTGGGTAAGGGAGATGAAAAACGGCCATCGGGTCGGCATAAATACAAAACTTTAA
- a CDS encoding HAD family hydrolase gives MKAILFDSWGTLIENGVKPSPLRQVQEILRVRLPFSEFVQQFEKSFMTRKYTDLGEAFYAAIDDLGIRVAPFVVEKLIGLWNKNMLFAKPFEDITELTKLKQKYKIGLISNTDPFSLTPVLEKHDLTKYFDAVVLSCDAGVLKTDPKMYELCLQQLGVSKDECVMVGDSMQTDIEGAKRAGIRAILMDRKDRREYDEKVTSLKQLAEVLGG, from the coding sequence ATGAAAGCCATACTATTTGATTCCTGGGGCACTCTGATCGAGAACGGCGTCAAGCCAAGCCCGCTGAGGCAGGTTCAGGAGATCTTGAGGGTCAGGCTTCCCTTTTCAGAATTTGTCCAGCAGTTTGAGAAGTCATTCATGACCAGGAAATACACAGACCTAGGAGAAGCATTTTACGCAGCTATTGATGATCTTGGGATCCGTGTTGCTCCTTTTGTAGTCGAGAAGCTCATCGGGCTCTGGAATAAGAACATGCTGTTTGCGAAGCCGTTTGAGGATATCACTGAGCTCACAAAGCTTAAGCAGAAGTACAAAATCGGGCTGATTTCAAACACGGATCCGTTTTCGCTCACTCCGGTGCTGGAGAAGCACGATCTTACCAAGTATTTTGATGCCGTAGTGCTGTCATGCGACGCAGGCGTTCTGAAGACTGACCCAAAGATGTATGAGCTCTGCCTGCAGCAGCTGGGGGTTTCCAAGGATGAATGCGTGATGGTAGGGGATTCTATGCAGACTGATATCGAGGGCGCAAAACGCGCAGGGATCAGAGCCATACTGATGGACCGCAAGGACAGAAGGGAGTATGATGAAAAGGTAACGAGCCTGAAGCAGCTTGCTGAGGTGCTTGGTGGGTGA
- a CDS encoding HIT family protein, translated as MGDCAFCSIAQARIPARRVYEDKMFLAFLDIAPSNPGHILVIPKEHHETLLDLPDAISARILGVVKKIAAAATQATGAQGFNVLINNQSAAGQVVFHSHFHIIPRFKGDGLKHWAKKEIPGQEMDAICRKIVSFI; from the coding sequence GTGGGTGACTGCGCCTTCTGCAGCATTGCGCAGGCAAGGATTCCTGCAAGAAGGGTCTATGAAGATAAGATGTTCCTGGCGTTCCTTGATATTGCTCCATCGAACCCGGGCCATATACTGGTGATTCCGAAAGAGCATCATGAGACCCTGCTTGACCTTCCTGATGCGATTTCAGCCAGGATTCTGGGAGTGGTTAAGAAAATCGCTGCAGCTGCAACCCAAGCCACAGGAGCTCAGGGGTTCAATGTGCTGATCAACAACCAGAGTGCAGCAGGACAGGTCGTGTTCCATAGCCATTTCCATATTATCCCAAGGTTTAAGGGAGATGGGTTAAAGCATTGGGCCAAGAAGGAGATTCCCGGGCAGGAGATGGATGCTATCTGCAGGAAAATCGTTAGTTTTATATAA
- a CDS encoding DHH family phosphoesterase, which produces MGLTQKEVKEIRKLLDSSRNPLFFFDDDPDGLCSFLLLYRYAKKGHGVVVKSLPELREQFVRKVEDYNPDVIFVLDKPKVSQEFIDQANRKIVWIDHHEPQERKGVMYFNPRLRKEANVPTSYLCHQIVESDLWIAAVGVVADWVYKKDIYDAFSRQYPELLPPGITDPQVGLFETPLGEIVRLFSFILKGDTRVAMGCVKILTRVGDIRELVEQKTPQAKYLTKRFKEVNREYQSLLKSGCAAAKKQDPLLLFSYTDDTISLTSDLSNELLHRFPEKTIIVCREKSGEMKCSLRSAALLLPPLVQQSLAGLEGYGGGHEHACGAVVKTHNFDEFIRRIRGQI; this is translated from the coding sequence ATGGGGCTTACACAAAAGGAGGTCAAGGAAATCCGGAAGCTTTTGGACTCTTCCAGGAACCCTCTCTTCTTTTTCGATGACGATCCTGATGGATTGTGCTCATTTCTGCTGCTCTACAGGTATGCCAAGAAAGGCCATGGCGTTGTGGTGAAATCCCTGCCTGAGCTGAGAGAGCAGTTTGTCAGAAAGGTTGAGGACTACAACCCTGACGTTATCTTTGTCCTTGACAAGCCAAAGGTGTCGCAGGAATTCATTGATCAGGCGAACCGGAAGATCGTATGGATTGACCATCATGAGCCGCAGGAAAGGAAAGGGGTTATGTATTTCAACCCCCGGCTCCGGAAGGAGGCGAATGTTCCAACATCCTATCTTTGCCATCAGATTGTGGAGAGCGATTTATGGATTGCCGCAGTTGGCGTTGTGGCTGACTGGGTGTACAAAAAGGACATTTATGACGCATTCTCAAGGCAGTATCCTGAACTGCTTCCTCCTGGGATAACCGATCCGCAGGTTGGCCTGTTTGAGACCCCTCTCGGAGAGATTGTGAGGCTCTTCTCCTTTATCCTCAAGGGAGACACGAGGGTAGCGATGGGCTGCGTGAAGATTCTGACGCGTGTTGGCGATATCCGCGAGCTTGTTGAGCAGAAAACTCCCCAGGCAAAGTACCTCACCAAGCGATTCAAAGAGGTCAATAGGGAGTACCAGAGCCTTCTGAAATCCGGCTGTGCTGCAGCAAAAAAGCAGGATCCCCTGCTCCTTTTCAGCTACACTGATGACACCATCTCACTCACCTCTGACCTGAGCAATGAGCTGCTCCATAGGTTCCCTGAAAAGACAATCATTGTCTGCAGAGAAAAATCAGGGGAGATGAAGTGCTCGCTCCGCTCTGCGGCACTGCTCCTGCCTCCTCTTGTGCAGCAAAGCCTGGCTGGCCTTGAGGGCTATGGAGGCGGCCATGAGCATGCGTGCGGTGCTGTGGTGAAGACGCACAACTTCGATGAATTCATCCGAAGAATTCGCGGGCAGATCTAA